In a single window of the Solea senegalensis isolate Sse05_10M linkage group LG1, IFAPA_SoseM_1, whole genome shotgun sequence genome:
- the LOC122766194 gene encoding LOW QUALITY PROTEIN: serine--pyruvate aminotransferase-like (The sequence of the model RefSeq protein was modified relative to this genomic sequence to represent the inferred CDS: inserted 1 base in 1 codon) translates to MQRSFLSRGALLAQQTAAALEGRSAPILQRMDRSMSSVSIPPPACILRPLEVPLRYLFGPGPSNVPPRXLASGSKPIIGHLHAEMYEIMNDMNDMMKGIHYAFQTENNMTIAMSGSGHAAMECAVFNTVEPGENVLVAINGIWGERVAEIADRMGANVHRMVKTPGGYFTNTEIEQAIVKHKPVLFFLTHGESSAGLCHPIDGTGDICQKHNCLFLVDTVASLGAAPIFMDSQNIIDILYTGSQKALNAPPGTAPISFNDRACHKMFNRKTKPVSYLFDMTHLANYWGCDGKPARVYHHTGPVSGFFALRESLSILAERGLEEPWKKHKELAAYLYRGLEDLGLKLFIPDKDLRLPSVTTIAIPEGYDWRELLAFMMKNHNMEMTGGLGPSTGMVMRIGLMGYNCEKRNADMALHALEDALKNCKKSKA, encoded by the exons atgcaGCGGTCTTTCCTCAGCCGGGGTGCGCTGCTCGCCCAGCAAACTGCAGCGGCCCTCGAGGGTCGGAGCGCACCAATTCTGCAGCGCATGGACCGCTCCATGTCCTCGGTCTCCATCCCACCGCCGGCGTGCATTCTGCGGCCACTCGAGGTTCCACTGCGGTACCTGTTCGGGCCAGGACCCTCAAATGTTCCTCCAC GTTTAGCGTCTGGGTCCAAGCCGATAATTGGTCACTTGCACGCAGAAATGTATGAG ATCATGAATGACATGAATGACATGATGAAGGGGATCCACTACGCctttcagacagaaaacaacatgacGATAGCCATGAGCGGCTCTGGTCATGCTGCTATGGAGTGTGCGGTGTTCAACACCGTGGAGCCTGGAGAGAACGTGCTCGTCGCCATTAACGGAATTTGGGGAGAACGCGTTGCCGAAATTGCAGACAGAATGG GTGCCAATGTACATAGAATGGTAAAAACACCAGGGGGATATTTTACTAACACGGAAATTGAACAG GCCATAGTAAAACACAAGCCAgtcctgtttttcctcacacatGGAGAATCCTCTGCTGGCCTCTGTCACCCAATAGATGGCACTGGAGACATCTGCCAAAA ACACAACTGCCTCTTTCTGGTCGACACAGTCGCCTCACTTGGAGCGGCACCAATTTTTATGGATAGTCAAA ATATTATTGACATCCTGTACACTGGTTCTCAGAAAGCTCTGAATGCACCTCCTGGCACAGCTCCCATCTCTTTTAATGACAGAGCATG TCACAAGATGtttaacaggaaaacaaaaccagtATCCTACCTCTTTGACATGACACATTTAGCCAACTACTGGGGTTGTGATGGCAAACCTGCCAGAGT ATACCATCACACGGGTCCTGTGTCAGGATTCTTTGCTCTGAGAGAGAGTCTGTCAATTCTTGCTGAGAGG GGGCTGGAAGAGCCCTGGAAGAAACACAAGGAGTTGGCAGCCTATCTGTACAGAGGATTGGAAGACCTTGGCTTAAAGCTTTTCATTCCTGACAAG GATTTGAGGCTTCCCTCCGTCACCACCATTGCCATCCCTGAAGGCTATGACTGGAGGGAGCTGTTGGCCTTTATGATGAAAAACCACAACATGGAGATGACTGGAGGCCTGGGCCCTTCCACTGGCATG GTGATGAGGATTGGATTGATGGGATACAACTGTGAGAAGAGGAACGCTGACATGGCACTGCACGCTCTGGAAGACGCTCTCAAGAACTGCAAAAAGAGCAAAGCCTAA
- the LOC122766172 gene encoding peroxynitrite isomerase THAP4-like translates to MTFKLELLSEIHISSSGKIIMACPFHQTVAALNPAILSLDWLLGTWKSDEHGEGCFPTINPFRYTETLHFSHEGQPVIHFMFNAFHAESKKPLHRECGFIRMQPETNKVMFIVAQNTGLVEIEEGELTEKQLNLKTHALARISFAKEPHVQQVSRVFQLRPDGKLEQTVSMTTDNQPLMTQHLHITYCRSS, encoded by the exons ATGACATTTAAGCTTGAGCTTCTGTCTGAAATACACATTTCCTCCTcgggaaaaataataatggctTGTCCCTTCCATCAAACAG TGGCAGCATTGAATCCAGCCATCCTCTCTTTAGACTGGCTTCTGGGCACGTGGAAGTCTGATGAGCATGGGGAAGGCTGCTTTCCAACCATCAACCCTTTCCGCTACACAGAGACTCTGCACTTCAGCCATGAGGGACAACCAGTCATCCACTTCAT GTTCAATGCCTTCCATGCAGAGTCTAAAAAGCCTCTGCACAGGGAGTGTGGCTTCATTCGAATGCAGCCAGAAACCAACAAAGTGATGTTTATCGTTGCACAAAACACAG GCCTGGTGGAGATTGAGGAGGGGGAGCTGACAGAGAAGCAGCTGAACCTGAAGACGCACGCTCTGGCCAGAATTTCTTTTGCCAAGGAGCCACATGTTCAACAG GTTTCCAGAGTGTTTCAACTTCGGCCAGATGGGAAGCTGGAGCAGAcggtttccatgacaacagacAACCAGCCACTAATGACGCAGCACTTGCACATCACTTACTGTCGGTCGTCTTGA